From Rudanella lutea DSM 19387, a single genomic window includes:
- a CDS encoding SPFH domain-containing protein, with product MTFFIILLLLLLVLAFFSIAIVRQGTVAVITIFGKYARVMAPGLNFKIPFIEVIYRRISIQNRSAELTFQAITADQANVNFKAMLVYSVLNQEEETIKNVAFKFIDEASFMQALTRTIEGSIRSFVATKRQSEILALRSEIIEHVKSQIDTLLESWGYHLIDLQLNDIAFDEVIMRSMAQVVASSNLKAAAENEGQALLITKTKAAEAEGNAIKISAEAEKTAAQLRGQGVALFREEVAKGMAESAKVMTAAELDASLILFSIWTEAIKHFAENGKGNVIFLDGSTEGMEKTMKQLLAVEQMKIAPK from the coding sequence ATGACTTTTTTCATTATCCTTTTGCTCCTGCTTCTGGTGCTGGCCTTTTTCTCAATAGCTATTGTACGGCAGGGCACCGTGGCGGTCATCACCATTTTTGGCAAATACGCCCGCGTAATGGCGCCCGGCCTGAATTTCAAAATCCCGTTCATTGAAGTCATCTACCGGCGCATCTCGATCCAGAACCGGTCGGCCGAACTGACGTTTCAGGCCATCACAGCCGATCAGGCCAATGTCAATTTCAAGGCCATGCTGGTGTATTCGGTGCTCAACCAGGAAGAGGAAACGATCAAAAACGTAGCCTTTAAGTTTATCGACGAGGCCTCGTTTATGCAGGCTCTCACCCGCACCATCGAGGGATCGATCCGTAGTTTTGTAGCCACCAAACGGCAGTCTGAAATTCTGGCGCTGCGGTCGGAAATTATCGAGCACGTAAAGTCACAGATCGACACCCTCCTCGAAAGCTGGGGCTATCACCTTATCGATCTCCAACTGAACGACATTGCCTTCGACGAGGTCATCATGCGTTCCATGGCGCAGGTGGTTGCGTCGTCGAACCTCAAAGCAGCCGCCGAAAACGAAGGGCAGGCCCTGCTCATTACGAAGACCAAAGCCGCCGAAGCCGAGGGTAACGCCATCAAGATTTCGGCCGAGGCCGAGAAAACAGCCGCTCAACTACGGGGGCAGGGGGTCGCTTTGTTCCGCGAGGAGGTAGCCAAGGGGATGGCCGAGTCGGCTAAGGTGATGACAGCCGCCGAACTCGATGCGTCGCTCATCTTATTCTCGATCTGGACCGAAGCCATCAAACACTTCGCTGAAAACGGCAAAGGTAATGTCATTTTCCTCGATGGCTCAACCGAAGGCATGGAAAAAACCATGAAACAGTTGCTGGCCGTTGAGCAGATGAAAATTGCGCCCAAATAA
- a CDS encoding HNH endonuclease, whose translation MAKSPNWTREELILAFNLYLKLPFGQMHKGNAEVKKLASILGRRTPDSVAMRLTNFASVDPYHQQRGVKGMSGGYNQVQPIWNEFINNQEELVFESERILADYQGKTIEEAHPDIEFDLKNLKGEVKERLVKTRVNQSVFRQMILKTYQSQCAISGIDLPELLVAGHIIPWAENERERLNPENGICLSNLYDRAYEKGLICIDTDYKLLISRQLKEHTSKSYYETIFGRYAGKQITLPRQYRPHKDFLQVRLDRFVG comes from the coding sequence ATGGCAAAATCGCCCAACTGGACTCGTGAAGAGCTCATTTTAGCCTTCAACCTGTATTTGAAGCTGCCGTTTGGGCAGATGCATAAAGGCAACGCCGAGGTAAAAAAGCTGGCGTCAATTTTAGGCCGACGTACACCGGACTCGGTTGCCATGCGGTTGACCAACTTTGCCAGCGTTGACCCGTACCATCAGCAACGGGGCGTAAAAGGCATGAGTGGAGGCTATAATCAGGTGCAGCCTATCTGGAACGAATTTATCAATAATCAGGAAGAATTGGTTTTTGAGAGTGAGCGAATACTGGCTGATTATCAGGGAAAGACCATCGAAGAAGCACACCCTGACATTGAATTCGACCTAAAAAACCTGAAAGGCGAGGTAAAAGAGCGACTGGTAAAAACGCGTGTGAATCAGAGTGTTTTCCGGCAAATGATTCTGAAAACGTACCAAAGCCAATGTGCCATCTCAGGCATCGATTTGCCCGAACTGCTGGTAGCAGGCCATATTATTCCCTGGGCCGAAAATGAACGGGAACGGTTGAATCCTGAAAACGGCATTTGCCTATCTAACTTGTATGACCGGGCGTACGAAAAGGGCTTGATTTGCATTGATACCGATTACAAGCTGCTTATTTCAAGACAGTTAAAAGAGCATACGTCCAAAAGCTATTATGAAACCATCTTTGGCCGATATGCCGGAAAACAGATCACACTACCTCGCCAATACCGACCGCATAAG